Within the Cupriavidus malaysiensis genome, the region GGGCAGGCGGGCGCCGCCGGCCTCGCCCAGGTTGACGATGGGGTAGCCCTTGTCGAGCGCCAGCTTGACGAGCTGGCGCGACTTGCGGCTGCCGACGCGGCCGCCGGTGCCGGCCAGCACCGAGACGTCGTCGGCCTTGACCACCACCGGGCGGCCGTCGATGCGGCCGACGCCGCAGACCTTGCCATCGGCCGGCGTCTTGCCTTCCATGCCGGGCACGTCCGAGTGGTTGAGCATGCCGAGCTCGAAGAAGCTGTCGGCGTCGAGCAGGGCGGCGATGCGCTCGCGCGCGTTGAGCGCGCCGCGCGCGCGGATGCGCGCGAGCTTGTCCGGGCCGCCCATCTGCGCTGCCTGCGCCTTGCGCAGCGCCAGGTCTTCGGCGGGGTTGTGCACGTTCATGGGGATTCTCGATCGGGTTCGATGGGGAGGGGGTTCAGTCCAGCTGGCTGGCCAGTTCGTGCTTCTTGACCTTGCCGGTGGCTGTCATCGGCAGGGCGCTGACGAAGCGGATCTCCGGCACCTTGTAGGTGGCCATGTTCTGCCGGCACCACTGCGTCAGTTCGGCCTCGGTGACGGTGCCGGCCAGTTCCGGGTGCAGCAGGATGAAGGCCACGGGCACCTGGCCGCGCTCGGCATCCTCGCGGCCGATCACGCCCGAGCCGACCACGGCCGGGTGCTGGCCCAGCAAGGCCTCGATCTCGGCGGGGAACACGCTCATGCCCTTGACCTTGAGCATTTCCTTGCGCCGGCCGAGGAAGTGCAGATAGCCCTGTTCGTCGTAGACGCCGATGTCGCCGGTATGGAACCAGCCGCCACGGATCGATTCGGCGCTGGCCTCGGGCTTGTTCCAGTAGCCCTTGAGCAGCGACGGCGTGCTGACCACGATCTCGCCCTCCTGTCCGGGCGGCAGCAGCGCGCCGCTGTCGAAGTCGCAGATCTTGATGCGGGTGCCGGGCATGGGAATGCCGACGAAGACGGGCTGGCCCTTGAGGTCCATGTCGTCCTCCTGCATGCCGGTGGTGAAGGTATCGCTGGTGTGGGTCTCGGTCATGCCCCAGGCACCCTCGGCCATCACCGTGCCGGTCAGCGCCAGCCAGCGGCGGCGGAACGCCGGGTTGACCTTCTTGACGAAGGACGAGACGCGCGTGGCGGCGAGCGAGCGCAGGTCATAGCGGCCGGCGTCGGCATGGTTCATCAGCTCGTCGGCGTTGTCCACCAGCATCACGGTGCGGCGGACCCGGTAGCGCTCGATGGCGGCCATCACTCCGACCGGATCCCAGCGTGCCAGCAGCACCAGCGTGCCGCCGCTGAAGATCGGGTAGATCAGGCCGATGTTCTCGCCGGCGATCCAGAACATCGACATGAAGTTCAGCGAGACCTCGTCGGGCGCGGCGCCGTGGCGGTCCGGCGCCAGCATGCCGGACATGGTGCAGCCGGTGGCGGCGGTGTAGAGCATGTCGCGCTGGGTGTGCACGCAGCCCTTGGGCATGCCGGTGGTGCCGCCGGTGTAGTTGAGCGCGGCGACCGCGTCGAGGTCGGGTGCCACCTGCGGCGGGGCGGCGCTGCAGGTCGCCAGGGCCGGCATCAGGTCGATGGTGCCGGGCGGCACCACGCGCGGGGTGTCGATGCTGTCGGGGACCGGCAGCGTGGGCCGGGCCGGCAGCAGGTCGCGATAGCCGGTGACGAAGACCGTGCGCACGCCGGTGCGCGCCTGCACCGCCAGCGCCAGCGGGGCCAGCTGGTCGAGCACCAGCAGCGTCTGCGCGCCGGCGTCGTTCAGTTCATAGACCAGCTCCTGCTCCTTGAAGAGCGGGTTGACCGGCACGTGCACCGCGCCCAGCTTGAGGATGCCGTAGAAGGCGATGTGGAACTGCGGGCAGTTGCCCAGCATCACGGCGACGCGGTCGCCGGGGCGCACGCCGTGGGCGTGCAGCAGGGCGGCGAAGCGGTCGCTGTAGTCGTCCAACTCGCGGTAGCTGAGCTCGCTGCCGTAGAAGACGATGGCGCGGTGGTCGGGGCGCTCCCTGGCCCAGGCGCGCAGGTAGCCGGTCAGCGCGATCTCGCCATGCGGGTAGATCGGCGCGCGCGGCACGCCGGCGGGCCAGTTGCGTTGCTGCAGGGCTTCGAGCTGCGAGAAGAAGGCGGCTTCGGCGGGAGTGGACACCGGAGGGCGGTGGCCGGCGGCAGCGGAGGTCATGACGCGATCAGCTCCTGTTTCGGTTGGGTGGCGGAAGGCGGGGCGCCCGCGGCGGCGAGCAGGTGGCAGGCCGCCAGGTGGGGCGGCCCGGCATTGCCGGCGGCGGCGTCGGTGGCATCGGCGGCATCGAGGCGCTGTAGCACTGGTACCTGTTCGGCACAGCGCGGCAGGGCATGCGGGCAGCGCGGATGGAACTTGCAGCCCGGTGGCGGCTGCAGGGCGGAGCCGATCTCGCCGTGGATCAGGCCTTCGGCGGGCTGGTGGTCGGGGTCCGGGCGCGGCGCAGAGCCCAGCAGCGCCTGCGTATAGGGATGGCGCGGCGCGCCGAACACGGCGGTGCTGGCGCCGCTTTCGGCCAGCGCGCCCAGGTACATCACGCCGACCGCCGAGCTGAAGTGCTCGACCAGCGCGAGGTCGTGGGCGATCACCAGGTAGGCCAGGCCGAAGGCCAGCTGGATGTCGGCCAGCAGGTTGACGATCTGCGCGCGGATGGAGACGTCCAGCGCCGAGGTGGGCTCGTCGAGCACGATCAGCCGCGGGCGCAGCGCCAGCGCGCGCGCCACCGCGATGCGCTGGCGCTGGCCGCCGCTGAACTCGTGCGGATAGAGGTCGAGCGCGCCGGCGGGCAGGCCGACGATGTCGAGCAGTTCCGCCAGCTTGGCGCGCAGCGCATCGCGGCTGCCGGCTTCGCCGTGCGCCAGCAGCGGCTCGGCCAGCAGGGTGCGCACCTTCAGGCGCGGGTTGAGCGACGAGGACGGATCCTGGAACACCGCCTGCACCTGGCGCCGGTAGCGCATCGTGCCGGCGCGGTCGAGCGCCAGCACGTCCTCGCCGTCGAAGCGGATGGCGCCGCCGTTGGGGCGTTCCAGCAACAGCAGCAGGCGCGCGATGGTGGTCTTGCCGCAGCCGGACTCGCCCACCAGGGCGAAGGTCTGGCCGGCACCGACGGCGAAGCTGACGCCGTCCACCGCGCGCACCGTGCCGCCGCCGCGGGCGGGGAAGTGCTTCTTCAGGTTGTCGACTTCGAGCAGCATGCCGGCCTCCTTCATGTGCCCTGGGCCAGCCAGCAGCTGACCTTGTGGCCGGGCGCCAGTTCGACTTCCGGCGGATAGGCGTCCTCGCACAGCGGCTTGCGCTGCGGGCAGCGCGCCGCGAAGCGGCAGCCCTTGGGCGGGTCGACCAGGCTGGGCGGGGTGCCGGGAATGGCGAACAGGCGTTCCTGGCGGCGGCCGAAATGGGGGATCGCGCGGAACAGCGCCTGGGTGTAAGGGTGGGCCGGCTCGCGGTAGAGGGTGCGTACGTCGGCGGTCTCGACGATGCGCCCGGCATACATCACCGCCACGCGGTGGCAGAGGCTGGCGGCCACGCCCAGGTCGTGGGTGATCAGGATGATGCCGACCCCGGTCTTCTGCTGGATGTCGCGGAACAGCGCCATCATCTGCACCTGGATGGTCACGTCCAGCGCCGAGGTGGGCTCGTCGGCCACCAGCAGGCGTGGCGCGCCGGCGATGGCCATGGCGGTGACCACGCGTTGCCGCATGCCGCCGCTGAACTGATGGGGGTAGTCGTCCAGCCGTGTCGCGGGCGAGGGGATGTGCACGCGTTCCAGCACCTCGGCGGCATGGCGGCGGTTGTCGGCGCGGCCGTGCGTCAGGCCGTGGTAGCGGCCGGGCGCGCCGACCTGGTCGCCGACGGTGAAGACCGGGTTGAGCGAGGTCAGCGGATCCTGCGAGACCATGGCGATCTTGCGTCCGCGGTAGACGCGGCTCATGGTGGCCTCGGGCAGCTGCAGCAGTTCCACGCCGTCCAGGCGCACGCTGCCGCCGAGCGCCACGCCGCCCTGGCGCGGCAGCAGCCGCATGATGGAGAGGATGGTCATCGACTTGCCCGAGCCGGATTCGCCGACCACGCCCAGCGTCTCGCCGGCATCGACCTGCAGGTCGACACCGTCCACGGCGCGCACCGTGCCGCGCTTCAGGCGCAGGTGGGTGGTCAGGCCGCGCACCGACAGCATCGGTTCCGCTGTGCCCGCCCCGCCGGTGGATGGCGCCGCGGTCCGCGCGCGGGCCGTCGCCTCGGCGGCGGAAGAAAGGGATTCGCTCATAGCTGCCTCCGGCGCGGGTCGAACTGGTCGCGCAGCCAGTCGCCCAGCAGGTTGGATGCCAGGCAGGTGGCCATGATGGCCAGGCCCGGCATGGTGATGACCCACCAGGCATTGCTGATGTAGTTGCGCGCATCGGCCAGCATCAGTCCCCAGGAGACGTCGGGTTGCTGGATGCCCAGGCCGAGGAAGCTCAGCGAGGCCTCGAACAGGATGACCTGGCCCACCTGCAGCGTGGCCAGCACCAGCAGGGTGTTGAGCAGGTTGGGCAGCAGGTGGCGGCGGAAGATCACCAGCGTGCCGCAGCCGGCCACGCGCGCCAGCGCGACGTAGTCGCGCTGCTTGAGCGACATCACTTCGCCGCGCACGATGCGCGCGTACCAGGTCCAGTAGGTCACCACGATGACCAGCACCACCGTCTCGAAGCCCGGCCCGAGCACGGCGGCCAGCACCAGGGCCAGCGCCAGCGCGGGGATCGACATCTGGATGTCGACCAGGCGCATGACGAGCGCGTCGACGCGGCCGCCGAAGTAGCCGGCCGCCATGCCCACCGCGGTGCCGATGCCGCCCGAGATCAGGATGGCGTAGAGCGCGACCACCAGCGAGATGCGGGTGCCGGCCAGGATGCGCGACAGCACGTCGCGTCCCATATTGTCGGTGCCGAGCGGATAGGACCAGTGGCCGCCGGCAAGCCAGGCCGGCGGCTGGAAGGCGAGGCCGAGGTCGAGCACGTTCGGATCGTGCGGCAGCAGGGCTTCGCCGCCGAGGGCGCAGGCCAGCAGCACGGCGAACACCGCGCAGGGGAACCAGGGCAGCGCGGCCAGCGTGGACCAGCGCAGCCAGGCCGGCGGCGGCGCGCGCCGCCGGGCCGCAGAAGGGGCCGGGGCCGGGGTCATCGAAGCATCGGCGCGATCAGCCATGGCGCATCCTCGGGTCGATCAGGCCGTAGCTCAGGTCGACCAGTGTGTTGGACAGCACGAACAGCACCGAGGTCAGCATGACCCCCGCCTGCACCACCGGGAAGTCGCGCGCGAACACGGCTTCCACCACGGTGCGGCCGACCCCGGGCCAGGCGAAGATGACCTCGACCACGAAGGCGCCGCCGAGCATGGCGGCGAAGTAGACGCCCAGCATGGTGACCAGCGGGATGGCCGCATTGCGCAGCGCGTACTTCCACACCAGCGCGCGCTCGGGCACGCCCATGGCGCGGCCCATGCGGATGTAGTCGCTGTCGAGCACGTCGAGCATGGCCGAGCGCACCACGCGCGTCTGCGCCGCCACCGGGTACCAGCCCAGCGCGATGGCGGGCAGCACCAGGCTGGCCGGTCCTTCCCGGCCGAAGGCCGGCAGCCAGTTCAGGCGCACGGCGAACAGCAGGATCAGCAGCAGGCCCACCCAGAAGTTGGGCATGGCCTGGCCGAGCATGGCGAAGGCCTTGCCGAAGCGGTCGAACCAGCCGCCGCGGTAGCGCGCCGACAGCACGCCGAAGGGCACGGCCATCGCCACCGAGAACAGCAGCGCGGCGACGGCCAGCTCCGCGGTGGCCGGCAGCCGCTCCAGGATCAGTCCCAGCGCCGGCACCTGCCAGCGGTAGGAGTTGCCGAAGTCGCCGCTCAGCGCGTGGCCGAGGAAGTAGAGGTATTGCGTCAGCAGCGGCCGGTCGAGGCCGAGGTGCAGCCGGGTCTGCTCGATCACGTCGGGCGGGGCGTCGGCCGGCAGCAGCAGGGCGAGCGGATCGCCCGAGAGCCGGGAGATCACGAAGATGATGACGCTCGCGCCGAGGATGCTGACGAGGCCGTGCAGCAGGCGTCTGGCGATGGGCATGCGTGGTGCCTCCAGCGGGGGAGGGAAGGGAGGCCGCACCGCGTGGCGGGCGCGCGCGGTGCGGGCGGCGGCGGCCGGCTAGTGTCCTGAGTCCACGAATTCGTGATTCAGGGCACTAGGGCTTCAGGCCGACTTCCTGGAAGGCGCGCCAGTAGTCGCGGATCGGCCAGGGCACGTAGTCGACCTTGTCGCGCCAGGCAAAGGTGACCAGCGGGCGGTAGGTGGGCAGGCCGCCCTCGACGCGCTCCTGCTTGAGGCGCGCGATCTGCTGCAGCAGGTCGGCGCGGGCGGCCGGATCCATGGTGCCGCGCTGCTTCTCCAGCAGGGCGTCCATGTCCTTGTCGCTGGTGTAGGAGTAGGTGCCCCAGCCGCTGCCCTGCTGCCAGCTATGCAGGTGGCCGGACCAGGCCAGGCCGGGGTCGCCCGGCAGGCCCTGCGACCACATCCAGCTCAGCACGCCGTCCATCTCGGGCGGGCCGCTGCGGCCGCGCTTGCCCAGGCTGATCCAGGCGCCGTACTCGAGATTGCGCACCTGGCAGCGGATGCCGACCGAGGACAGGTAGGCGTACATCGCCTCGCCGACCTCCTTCATGCTCGGCTCGCGCGGCGTGGTCAGGTTGTAGCAGGGTGTATCGAAGCCGTTGGGGTAGCCGGCCTGCTTGAGCAGGTCGCGCGCCAGCTTGGGGTCGTAGGAATAAGGCTTGAGCGCGGGGTCGTAGCCGACCGAGCCCTGGCCGACCTGGGCGTAGCGCTCGCCCTGGCCGAACAGCACGCGCTTGATGATGGCGTCGACATCGATGGCGTGCGCGGCGGCCTGGCGCACGCGTACGTCGTTGAACGGCGACCTGGGCATCTGCGTATTGAAGTTCAGGAAGAGATTGTTGCCGCTGACCAGCGTGGCGGTCTTCACGCCGGGCATCTTCTTGAACTCGTCGACCATGGACGGCGGCACGTTGTCGATCCAGTCGACCTTGCCGGTCTTGAAGGCCGCCACGCGCGTCATGTCCTCGGGGATGATCTTGATCACCAGCTCCTTCACGCGCGGCCGGTGGGCCTGGTTCCAGTAGCCGTCGAAGGCCTCCAGTCGCAGTTCGTCCTTGACGGTGCGCGAGACGAACTTCCACGGCCCGGTGCCGACCGGGCGGCGCGCGAATTCTTCCTCGCCGACCTTCTGGATGTACTTCTTGGGCATGGCCCACAGCTGCATATTGCCCGCGATGAACTGGGCGTCGGGCTCCTTGAAGTAGAGCTTGAAATGATAGGGATCGAGGATCTCGAAACGCTCGACCGATGACACATAGTGCGAGAAGAAGCTGCTCTTGGGGTCGCGCTGGCGCTGCCACGAGAACTCGAAGTCCTCGGCCGTGAGCGGGTCGCTGTTGTGGAACCTGACGCCTTTGCGCAAGCGCACGTCCAGCACCGGCTTGCCGTCCTTGCCGTTCTCCAGCTTCCACGATTCGGCCAGCCAGTTCTCGTCCTTGAGCGCGGCATTGCGCCGCGTCAGCATCTCGAAGATCTGGCCGACGAAGTAGTGGTCGACGCCGGCCGAGATCTTGACCGGGTCCAGCGTGGTGGATTCGGCCGCGAAGGCGACCGTGAGCGTGCCGCTGGCGGCGGCGGGCGTGGTGGGTGTGGCGGGTTTGCCCTGGGCGGCGGCGGGGCCGGCGGCGCAGGCGAGCGCCCCCAGCATGAGGGTGCCGATCCAGGCTTGCAGCGAGTGCTGACGCATCGTGCTCCTCCTTGGGTGCCGGCGCGCGGCCGGCGGGGTTGTCTCCGCCCCCGTTTCTGGTACGTGGTCCGGTCGCCGGCGGGTCGCGGCCGCGCCCGGGGTGGCGATGCGCGCCGGGGCTGGCCGTGCCCGCGCAGTCGCCGCGGGTGGCGGAAAAAATTATGGAAGCGCTTAACTCACAAGTCAACGGTCAATTGTTAACAATCGACGATTTACGCGGCAAAGCCAGCCCGGATAGAATGGGACATCTCTGTATCCACCTCTCTCCACCTCTCGTCATGAGCGGACTTTTCGACTTCCTGCAGGCGCGCTCGGTGCCGGACGCAGCGGCGGTGGCGGACGGCCCTGCGTCCGAGCCACCGGCAGGCACTGCCCGCCGCAGGCTGACCGCGGCCACCATCCCGGAGCAGGTGGCCAAGCACCTGGGCCAGGCCATTCTCAATGGCCAGTACGCGCCGGGCGAGCAGATCAAGGAGCAAGCGATCGCCGAGCTGTTCGGCATCAGCCGCGGGCCGGTGCGTGACGCGCTGCGCGTGCTGCAGGCGCAAGGCCTGGTCGAGATCTCGCCGCGCCGCGGCGCCTTCGTCGTCGAACTGCAGCTCAACGACGTCATCGATATCTTCAATATCCGCAGCGCCCTGCTGTCACTGGCGGTGCGCTACCTGGCCATCAATCCGGACAAGGCGGCGCTGGCGCCGCTGCGCGAGCGGCTGGCGGAACTGAAGGATCTGGGAAGCCAGGACGAGCCGGCGCTGATCGAGTTCGTGCGCGCCATCGGCCGCATGGGCGTGGGCCTGATGCATGCGTGCGGCAACCGGCAGCTGATCCAGGCCTACCGCACGCTGCCGCATGACGGCATCTGGCAGATGCTGTGGGTCACCACCCGCCCCATGGACTACATGACGCGCGCGCGCCGGCAGGAGAGCGTGCGCGACTACACGCAGGTGCTGGCGGCCATCGAGGCCGGCGGCGCCGACCAGGCCGAGCGCACCATGCGCAAGATCATGCAGGATTCCCGCAACGAGGTGATCCGGCAGATGAGCCAGGCCCACGGCGAAGCCATCGAGGCCTTCCGCCTGCAGACGATCTGAGGGCGGAAGGTCTTGCCCGGGGCGCGGCCCCGGGGCCGCTCAGGCGCCCGCCGCCAGGCCGGCCGCCAGCTGCCGGTGGCGGTACTCGCCCGGTGCCACGCCGGTCCATTTCTTGAACGCGCGGTGGAAGGTGCTCGGCTCCGAGTAGCCGAGGCGCAGCGCCACCTGGTGCAGCGGCAGGTCGGAGCGTTCCAGCAGGCCGATGGCCGCGTCGCGGCGCAGGTCGTCCTTGATGCTCTGGTAGCCGCGGCCTTCCTCGCGCAGGCGCCGCCGCAGGGTCTGCGGCGTGAGCTGCAGGGTGGCGGCCACCGCCTCCAGCGAGGGCAGCTCGCCGTCGAGCTGGCAGCGCAGCTGGCGGCGGATGCGCTCGGCCAGGCCGCAGTCGTCGCGGTAGCGCACCAGCAGGTCGCGCGGCGCGCTGCGCAGGAAGCGCTGCAGGCTGCTGGCGTCCTGCGCCAGCGGCAGGCGCAGCCAGGCCGCGTCGAAGTGCAGCGCGGTGCGCGGCCGCCCGTAGGCGACCTCGGCGCCGAAGATGCGTTCGGTGTCGTGGCGCTGCGCGTGCGGCGCCGCGCTCAACTCGACGGCGCTGATCGGCAGGCGGCGCGCCAGCAGCCAGCACAGCAGCCCGTAACCGTGGAACACGAAGGTCGATTCGGCGAAGCGGCTGCAGGGCGTGGCGGGCGCCTGCGGCACCAGCACCAGGCTGGCGCAGCCGTCCTGTACCCGCAGGCGGGGGGCGAAGTCGTCGATCAGCAGGCGGTAGTGGCGGACCAGCGCGCGCAGGGCGTCGCCCAGCGTGGCGCAGTGGATGGCCGCCGCGCAGGCCTGGGCGAGGGCGCCCGGCAGCACCGGGCGCGACAGCAGGCCGCAGAACTCGTCGCGCATGACGCGCCGCAGCGAACGCATCAGCGCCGCGTACTGGCCCTGGCTGACGCGGGCGCTGGGCGACAGCAGCAGGGCCGGCGAGATGCCCGCGCGGCGCAGCAGCGCGTCGATATCGTGGCCGAGCCGCTGGGCGCCGAGCAGGATCTGCTCGACATGCTGCACTGCAATGGTGTGGCGCGCCTGGGCGCAGCCGTCGGCGGCATGCGGTGCCACGCGGCTGGCGGCGTGCGCGCGGGCGGCGGGTGCCAGCAGCGGCATGGCGGGGGGCGGCGGTGCTGCGCGTCCGCCGGACATCGCACGGTGCATGGGTCTCCTCTTCTGGTCGCCTTCGGGTCGCGCTCGCGGGAC harbors:
- a CDS encoding AraC family transcriptional regulator; this encodes MHRAMSGGRAAPPPPAMPLLAPAARAHAASRVAPHAADGCAQARHTIAVQHVEQILLGAQRLGHDIDALLRRAGISPALLLSPSARVSQGQYAALMRSLRRVMRDEFCGLLSRPVLPGALAQACAAAIHCATLGDALRALVRHYRLLIDDFAPRLRVQDGCASLVLVPQAPATPCSRFAESTFVFHGYGLLCWLLARRLPISAVELSAAPHAQRHDTERIFGAEVAYGRPRTALHFDAAWLRLPLAQDASSLQRFLRSAPRDLLVRYRDDCGLAERIRRQLRCQLDGELPSLEAVAATLQLTPQTLRRRLREEGRGYQSIKDDLRRDAAIGLLERSDLPLHQVALRLGYSEPSTFHRAFKKWTGVAPGEYRHRQLAAGLAAGA
- a CDS encoding AMP-binding protein, which produces MTSAAAGHRPPVSTPAEAAFFSQLEALQQRNWPAGVPRAPIYPHGEIALTGYLRAWARERPDHRAIVFYGSELSYRELDDYSDRFAALLHAHGVRPGDRVAVMLGNCPQFHIAFYGILKLGAVHVPVNPLFKEQELVYELNDAGAQTLLVLDQLAPLALAVQARTGVRTVFVTGYRDLLPARPTLPVPDSIDTPRVVPPGTIDLMPALATCSAAPPQVAPDLDAVAALNYTGGTTGMPKGCVHTQRDMLYTAATGCTMSGMLAPDRHGAAPDEVSLNFMSMFWIAGENIGLIYPIFSGGTLVLLARWDPVGVMAAIERYRVRRTVMLVDNADELMNHADAGRYDLRSLAATRVSSFVKKVNPAFRRRWLALTGTVMAEGAWGMTETHTSDTFTTGMQEDDMDLKGQPVFVGIPMPGTRIKICDFDSGALLPPGQEGEIVVSTPSLLKGYWNKPEASAESIRGGWFHTGDIGVYDEQGYLHFLGRRKEMLKVKGMSVFPAEIEALLGQHPAVVGSGVIGREDAERGQVPVAFILLHPELAGTVTEAELTQWCRQNMATYKVPEIRFVSALPMTATGKVKKHELASQLD
- a CDS encoding ABC transporter ATP-binding protein, with the protein product MLLEVDNLKKHFPARGGGTVRAVDGVSFAVGAGQTFALVGESGCGKTTIARLLLLLERPNGGAIRFDGEDVLALDRAGTMRYRRQVQAVFQDPSSSLNPRLKVRTLLAEPLLAHGEAGSRDALRAKLAELLDIVGLPAGALDLYPHEFSGGQRQRIAVARALALRPRLIVLDEPTSALDVSIRAQIVNLLADIQLAFGLAYLVIAHDLALVEHFSSAVGVMYLGALAESGASTAVFGAPRHPYTQALLGSAPRPDPDHQPAEGLIHGEIGSALQPPPGCKFHPRCPHALPRCAEQVPVLQRLDAADATDAAAGNAGPPHLAACHLLAAAGAPPSATQPKQELIAS
- a CDS encoding ABC transporter substrate-binding protein, with product MRQHSLQAWIGTLMLGALACAAGPAAAQGKPATPTTPAAASGTLTVAFAAESTTLDPVKISAGVDHYFVGQIFEMLTRRNAALKDENWLAESWKLENGKDGKPVLDVRLRKGVRFHNSDPLTAEDFEFSWQRQRDPKSSFFSHYVSSVERFEILDPYHFKLYFKEPDAQFIAGNMQLWAMPKKYIQKVGEEEFARRPVGTGPWKFVSRTVKDELRLEAFDGYWNQAHRPRVKELVIKIIPEDMTRVAAFKTGKVDWIDNVPPSMVDEFKKMPGVKTATLVSGNNLFLNFNTQMPRSPFNDVRVRQAAAHAIDVDAIIKRVLFGQGERYAQVGQGSVGYDPALKPYSYDPKLARDLLKQAGYPNGFDTPCYNLTTPREPSMKEVGEAMYAYLSSVGIRCQVRNLEYGAWISLGKRGRSGPPEMDGVLSWMWSQGLPGDPGLAWSGHLHSWQQGSGWGTYSYTSDKDMDALLEKQRGTMDPAARADLLQQIARLKQERVEGGLPTYRPLVTFAWRDKVDYVPWPIRDYWRAFQEVGLKP
- a CDS encoding ABC transporter ATP-binding protein codes for the protein MLSVRGLTTHLRLKRGTVRAVDGVDLQVDAGETLGVVGESGSGKSMTILSIMRLLPRQGGVALGGSVRLDGVELLQLPEATMSRVYRGRKIAMVSQDPLTSLNPVFTVGDQVGAPGRYHGLTHGRADNRRHAAEVLERVHIPSPATRLDDYPHQFSGGMRQRVVTAMAIAGAPRLLVADEPTSALDVTIQVQMMALFRDIQQKTGVGIILITHDLGVAASLCHRVAVMYAGRIVETADVRTLYREPAHPYTQALFRAIPHFGRRQERLFAIPGTPPSLVDPPKGCRFAARCPQRKPLCEDAYPPEVELAPGHKVSCWLAQGT
- a CDS encoding ABC transporter permease; protein product: MPIARRLLHGLVSILGASVIIFVISRLSGDPLALLLPADAPPDVIEQTRLHLGLDRPLLTQYLYFLGHALSGDFGNSYRWQVPALGLILERLPATAELAVAALLFSVAMAVPFGVLSARYRGGWFDRFGKAFAMLGQAMPNFWVGLLLILLFAVRLNWLPAFGREGPASLVLPAIALGWYPVAAQTRVVRSAMLDVLDSDYIRMGRAMGVPERALVWKYALRNAAIPLVTMLGVYFAAMLGGAFVVEVIFAWPGVGRTVVEAVFARDFPVVQAGVMLTSVLFVLSNTLVDLSYGLIDPRMRHG
- a CDS encoding ABC transporter permease produces the protein MADRADASMTPAPAPSAARRRAPPPAWLRWSTLAALPWFPCAVFAVLLACALGGEALLPHDPNVLDLGLAFQPPAWLAGGHWSYPLGTDNMGRDVLSRILAGTRISLVVALYAILISGGIGTAVGMAAGYFGGRVDALVMRLVDIQMSIPALALALVLAAVLGPGFETVVLVIVVTYWTWYARIVRGEVMSLKQRDYVALARVAGCGTLVIFRRHLLPNLLNTLLVLATLQVGQVILFEASLSFLGLGIQQPDVSWGLMLADARNYISNAWWVITMPGLAIMATCLASNLLGDWLRDQFDPRRRQL
- a CDS encoding GntR family transcriptional regulator — encoded protein: MSGLFDFLQARSVPDAAAVADGPASEPPAGTARRRLTAATIPEQVAKHLGQAILNGQYAPGEQIKEQAIAELFGISRGPVRDALRVLQAQGLVEISPRRGAFVVELQLNDVIDIFNIRSALLSLAVRYLAINPDKAALAPLRERLAELKDLGSQDEPALIEFVRAIGRMGVGLMHACGNRQLIQAYRTLPHDGIWQMLWVTTRPMDYMTRARRQESVRDYTQVLAAIEAGGADQAERTMRKIMQDSRNEVIRQMSQAHGEAIEAFRLQTI